The following proteins are co-located in the Terriglobales bacterium genome:
- a CDS encoding alginate lyase family protein, whose amino-acid sequence MPTVAGSVPDLRTIERKRVLEAARRYLAEQPITITAYRAARSAGGEHDYFSEGDYWWPDPKNPDGPYIQRDGESNPDNFNQHRHALIRLSLHVPALAAAWVLTRDARYSRHAAAHLRAWFITPATRMNPNLQYAQAIRGITTGRGIGIIDTLHLVEVARAASRLEKAPGLAPGERDAVKNWFAEYLNWMNSSKNGQEEREAKNNHGTCWTLQAAEFARFTGDSLITQQCRERMKNVILPNQIAADGSFPQELRRTKPYSYSLFNLDAMATACHVLSTPADSLWSFQTAGGRGIEGAMAFMFPYIRDKRSWPHKPDVQYWDQWPVRQPALLFAGVALGKPEYIALWRALNPDPAEEEAVRNYPIRQPLLWF is encoded by the coding sequence TTGCCAACCGTCGCCGGCTCGGTCCCCGATCTGCGAACCATAGAGCGGAAGCGTGTGCTCGAAGCCGCGCGGCGATACCTGGCCGAGCAGCCCATCACCATCACCGCGTATCGCGCCGCGCGCAGCGCGGGCGGCGAGCACGACTACTTCTCCGAGGGCGACTACTGGTGGCCCGATCCAAAAAATCCCGACGGACCTTACATACAGCGCGACGGCGAGTCCAATCCCGACAACTTCAACCAGCATCGCCACGCGCTGATCCGGCTGAGCCTGCACGTGCCGGCGCTGGCGGCGGCGTGGGTGCTGACGCGTGATGCGCGCTATTCACGCCATGCGGCGGCGCACCTGCGGGCGTGGTTCATCACGCCGGCCACGCGCATGAATCCGAACCTGCAATACGCGCAAGCGATCCGCGGGATCACGACAGGACGCGGGATCGGCATTATCGACACGCTGCACCTGGTGGAAGTGGCGCGCGCGGCGTCGCGGCTCGAAAAAGCGCCTGGCCTTGCGCCGGGCGAGCGCGATGCCGTGAAAAACTGGTTTGCCGAATACCTGAACTGGATGAACAGCTCGAAGAACGGGCAGGAAGAACGCGAGGCGAAGAACAACCACGGCACCTGCTGGACGTTGCAGGCGGCCGAGTTCGCGCGCTTCACCGGCGATTCCCTCATCACCCAGCAGTGCCGCGAGCGCATGAAGAACGTAATTCTGCCGAACCAGATCGCGGCAGACGGCAGCTTTCCCCAGGAGCTGCGCCGGACCAAGCCCTATAGCTATTCGCTATTCAACCTCGACGCCATGGCCACGGCTTGCCACGTGCTCTCCACGCCGGCCGACAGCCTGTGGAGCTTCCAAACTGCCGGCGGTCGCGGCATCGAGGGTGCGATGGCGTTCATGTTCCCGTACATCCGCGACAAGAGGTCGTGGCCGCACAAGCCTGACGTGCAGTACTGGGACCAGTGGCCGGTGCGGCAGCCCGCGCTGCTGTTTGCCGGCGTGGCGCTGGGCAAGCCTGAGTACATCGCGTTGTGGCGGGCGCTCAACCCCGATCCCGCGGAGGAAGAGGCAGTTCGCAATTACCCGATCCGGCAGCCTTTATTGTGGTTCTGA
- a CDS encoding carboxypeptidase regulatory-like domain-containing protein: protein MLLLLGAVCASAQGTGSIVGTVTDPSGSVIAGAKITATDAGTGAARSATSNGEGYYIISLLRPSQYNLSVSASGFRTYEGKAVTLLADQNLTHNVRLAVGAANEVVEVSGGEVTVDTTTSTIKQTVESRRITELPLNGRNAAQLTLLVAGAVQAPNSGADQGTTKTFPGAVTISANGARQNQISYQLDGGNYVDEYTNVNQPFPFPDALQEFSVQTSNYSAEFGQNAGGVVNVVTKSGTNAFHGNVFEFVRNEVFNAKQFQSVTGRDKLKRNQFGGTFGGPVIRDKVFFFAGYQGTRHRNLGAAATTVTPSAAQRLTVTDPAVANLLKGIPVGDANGNVTFVKPDHQDFNDLVGKTDINLGKNDRFAARYTYDRFSKLGVFDTSNFLTYVDGSTIVSQNILLNETHVFSGNLVNAGRFSFSRDASSRGPGAGAFNVGQLGVSLPWLPVDAIQAVRVSGGFSFGDNPNASFVRNNFTWSDDVSWIRGAHDIRFGGVVERSRVDLDNKFFQVPEFQFANIAGLLAGKLATGGGNPGFRQGAGEFKNHRNTFMGFYFQDNWKLHRRLTVNLGLRWDSGRAWRDTGERWTGFSMARFLAGTKSTAYPNAPAGMFFPGDAGFPDNGMRDSMSNFAPRLGFAWDVMGDGKMSVRGGGGMFYDTRIGGMNDNRIVDSTPFSPQLVLNTGDLNPGSFSDPLCTKAATQALNNCTSLAAIYPFPPVLPPTAASTFRAGDLYVTYDTSRKWMVPTIYNWNLSVERQLPGNTIARVGYVGSHTSHLVETINLDPFPVGGGPFRRLNVIAGNKLVFGDIQQSTYDIDSSYHSLQVSGERRMSRGLTLTGAYTWSNSIDDLPPGTGLFGFDGTYSARPWDDPLRHVFDRGPSEFDHKHRFVASYVYQLPFMDKTNGFVKAVFGGWQLSGVMSTQTGRPLTLVSNVNNSGTGLGQDRAQYLGGEVYAPGACTNAGTKPCRNWINPAVFSNNPAGTFGNVGKGQYRFPGMFQWDTGLHKDFTFTERARLQFRAEFFNVLNKVNWDESIASGNNFVRRNSAPASGIGNATFGALTTQGDGITNPIGPRIGQLALKLFF from the coding sequence GTGTTGCTCCTCCTCGGCGCCGTGTGCGCTTCTGCGCAAGGCACGGGCAGCATTGTCGGCACGGTGACGGATCCCTCGGGATCGGTGATCGCCGGCGCCAAGATCACTGCCACCGACGCAGGGACAGGCGCCGCCCGATCGGCCACCAGCAATGGTGAGGGATATTACATCATCTCGCTGCTGCGGCCATCGCAATACAACCTGAGCGTGAGCGCTTCCGGCTTCCGCACCTACGAGGGCAAAGCGGTCACGCTGCTGGCCGACCAGAACCTGACGCACAACGTGAGGCTGGCGGTGGGCGCGGCGAACGAAGTAGTCGAGGTTTCCGGCGGCGAAGTCACGGTTGACACCACCACTTCGACGATCAAGCAAACGGTGGAGTCGCGCCGCATCACCGAGCTTCCGCTGAACGGCCGCAACGCGGCCCAGCTGACGCTGCTGGTTGCCGGCGCGGTGCAGGCGCCCAACAGCGGCGCCGACCAGGGCACCACCAAGACCTTCCCCGGCGCGGTCACCATCTCCGCCAATGGCGCGCGCCAGAACCAGATCAGCTACCAGCTCGACGGCGGAAACTACGTGGACGAGTACACCAACGTCAACCAGCCGTTCCCGTTCCCCGACGCGCTGCAGGAATTCAGCGTGCAGACCAGCAACTACAGCGCGGAGTTCGGGCAGAACGCCGGCGGCGTGGTGAACGTGGTGACCAAGAGCGGGACGAATGCGTTCCACGGCAACGTGTTTGAGTTCGTCCGCAACGAGGTGTTCAACGCCAAGCAATTCCAGTCGGTGACCGGGCGCGACAAACTGAAGCGCAACCAGTTCGGCGGGACGTTCGGCGGGCCCGTGATCCGCGACAAGGTGTTCTTCTTCGCCGGCTACCAGGGCACGCGGCATCGCAACCTGGGCGCGGCCGCCACGACAGTGACGCCGAGCGCGGCGCAGCGCCTGACGGTCACCGATCCGGCAGTGGCCAACCTGCTGAAGGGAATTCCCGTCGGCGACGCGAACGGCAACGTAACGTTCGTGAAGCCCGATCACCAGGACTTCAACGACCTGGTGGGCAAGACGGACATCAACCTGGGGAAAAACGACCGCTTCGCGGCGCGCTACACCTACGACCGCTTCAGCAAGCTCGGCGTCTTCGACACGTCGAATTTCCTGACCTACGTGGACGGCTCCACGATCGTCTCGCAGAACATCCTGCTGAACGAAACGCACGTGTTCAGCGGCAACCTGGTGAACGCCGGCCGGTTCAGCTTCTCGCGTGACGCATCGAGCCGCGGGCCGGGCGCGGGCGCGTTCAACGTTGGCCAGTTGGGCGTTTCGCTGCCGTGGCTGCCGGTGGACGCCATCCAGGCGGTGCGCGTGAGCGGCGGCTTCAGCTTCGGCGACAACCCGAACGCCAGCTTCGTGCGCAACAACTTCACCTGGAGCGATGACGTGAGCTGGATCCGCGGCGCGCACGACATCCGCTTCGGCGGCGTGGTGGAGCGCAGCCGCGTGGACCTGGACAACAAGTTCTTCCAGGTGCCGGAGTTCCAGTTCGCCAACATTGCCGGCCTGCTGGCAGGCAAGCTGGCCACCGGCGGCGGCAACCCCGGATTCCGCCAGGGCGCCGGAGAATTCAAGAACCATCGCAACACGTTCATGGGTTTCTACTTCCAGGACAACTGGAAGCTGCATCGGCGGCTGACGGTGAACCTGGGGCTGCGCTGGGATTCGGGCCGCGCCTGGCGTGATACCGGCGAGCGCTGGACCGGCTTCAGCATGGCACGCTTCCTGGCGGGCACCAAGTCCACCGCGTATCCGAACGCGCCGGCGGGCATGTTCTTCCCCGGCGACGCCGGATTCCCCGATAACGGCATGCGCGACAGCATGAGCAACTTCGCGCCTCGGCTCGGCTTTGCCTGGGACGTGATGGGCGACGGCAAGATGAGCGTGCGCGGCGGCGGCGGCATGTTCTACGACACGCGCATCGGCGGCATGAACGACAACCGCATCGTGGACTCGACGCCGTTCAGCCCGCAGCTGGTGCTGAACACCGGAGACCTGAATCCGGGGTCGTTCAGCGATCCGCTGTGCACCAAGGCGGCCACGCAAGCGCTGAACAACTGCACCAGTCTGGCGGCCATCTATCCGTTCCCGCCGGTGCTGCCACCGACCGCGGCCTCAACCTTCCGCGCCGGCGACCTGTACGTGACCTATGACACGAGCCGGAAGTGGATGGTGCCGACCATCTACAACTGGAACCTGTCGGTTGAGCGCCAACTGCCGGGCAACACGATTGCGCGCGTGGGCTACGTGGGCTCGCACACCAGCCACCTGGTGGAAACCATCAACCTCGATCCGTTCCCGGTGGGCGGCGGCCCCTTCCGCCGACTGAACGTGATCGCCGGCAACAAGCTGGTGTTCGGCGACATTCAGCAGTCGACATACGACATCGACTCGTCGTATCACTCGCTGCAAGTTTCAGGTGAGCGGCGCATGTCGCGCGGGCTGACGCTGACCGGCGCCTACACCTGGTCGAACAGCATTGACGACCTGCCGCCGGGAACCGGACTGTTCGGCTTCGACGGCACCTATTCGGCGCGGCCGTGGGACGATCCGCTGCGGCACGTGTTCGATCGCGGCCCGTCGGAGTTCGACCACAAGCACCGCTTCGTGGCGTCGTATGTGTACCAACTGCCGTTCATGGACAAAACGAACGGCTTCGTGAAGGCAGTGTTCGGCGGATGGCAGCTGAGCGGCGTGATGTCCACGCAGACCGGCCGGCCGCTGACTTTGGTTTCCAACGTCAATAATTCAGGCACCGGCCTGGGCCAGGACCGAGCGCAGTACCTGGGCGGCGAGGTCTATGCGCCGGGCGCCTGCACCAATGCCGGCACCAAGCCCTGCCGCAACTGGATCAACCCGGCGGTGTTCTCCAATAATCCGGCGGGGACGTTCGGCAACGTGGGCAAGGGGCAGTACCGCTTCCCAGGCATGTTCCAGTGGGACACGGGGCTGCACAAAGACTTCACCTTCACCGAGCGGGCGCGCTTGCAGTTCCGCGCGGAGTTTTTCAATGTGCTGAACAAGGTCAACTGGGATGAAAGTATTGCCTCAGGCAACAACTTCGTCCGCCGCAACTCGGCGCCGGCCAGCGGCATCGGGAACGCGACCTTCGGCGCGCTGACCACGCAGGGAGACGGAATCACCAATCCCATCGGGCCGCGCATCGGGCAGTTGGCCCTGAAGCTTTTCTTCTAG
- a CDS encoding HEAT repeat domain-containing protein yields the protein MLPQKQLKGLGLRYARSLQIAIRTAGMLSVDHTVASGPVKQSFDLLTGLMKDAGTLTIGFVDGRVMLNNVLTVDAGLSQLENEFLKRGVGAVRFDVGLTLARYKQVIGLLSTPLKEIEERGGVGAFLERAVVEGVRIVPAGKNQKRTDEGDTLLEMDPEAFFRARDASTNAAAASPPGPEQALMMFFDSAGVPRPEGAVGGPEDIMRLVSPTIESALTSQNADPQKAYIALAQVMQGMRLDSVLSAFPPARHEELKGMEPKQLAAELIGDVSLAWASKRLAAAPSGENAFVVEEEVVRVLARSLYATQTAGKLANKLAQFVKEYGFPESTSQKVQDELRWVALPPEEKHRALMSKVHYNAVEFRRLIEHIRELLTKGRAPEVAELAQHYFEFFNGPVEEVTLEELSRAPQLVQTISGVKAGLARHLTEVLLEQLQREEFTGFKHFQLLNALAAVTSAAGLYEDFEIAQIVGASIEQLIARDPEQHKDCCRKALVRLLPASALQRLIELHLQSKDDPAASRNTATMLRRAGTAAIELLFKRLEDETVAANRLAMLRLLGRTGSAGIEIARQRLADSRWYVVRNACLVISELKDPELLQQLTPLLQHADDRVQQAVFTAIVKGRAPGRGRILAATLRFLRGNSVEQALDEVLFLKDPATIPDLEAFVTEHAAGRGTLQRKAVQAIAAMPAAAGSEALARLVATPKLDKATRREALTAIGRAPSPPADTVISAFLATASPDDEIAAECRQRSQRAAT from the coding sequence ATGCTTCCACAGAAACAGCTCAAGGGCCTCGGCCTGCGGTACGCGCGCAGCCTGCAAATCGCCATTCGCACCGCGGGCATGCTCTCGGTGGACCACACCGTGGCCAGCGGGCCGGTGAAGCAGAGCTTCGACCTGCTGACCGGCCTGATGAAGGACGCCGGCACGCTGACCATCGGGTTCGTGGACGGCCGCGTGATGCTGAACAACGTGCTGACCGTGGACGCCGGCCTGTCGCAACTGGAAAACGAGTTTCTCAAGCGCGGCGTGGGCGCGGTGCGCTTCGATGTGGGCCTTACCCTGGCGCGCTACAAGCAGGTGATCGGGCTGCTCTCCACGCCGCTGAAGGAAATTGAAGAGCGCGGCGGGGTGGGCGCGTTCCTGGAGCGCGCTGTAGTGGAAGGCGTGCGCATTGTTCCGGCGGGCAAGAACCAGAAGCGCACCGACGAGGGCGACACGCTGCTGGAGATGGACCCGGAGGCGTTTTTCCGCGCGCGCGACGCTTCGACCAATGCGGCCGCCGCATCGCCGCCGGGCCCCGAGCAGGCGCTCATGATGTTCTTCGATTCCGCCGGTGTGCCGCGTCCCGAGGGCGCGGTGGGCGGGCCGGAAGACATCATGCGGCTGGTCTCGCCGACGATTGAGAGCGCGCTGACTTCGCAGAACGCTGATCCCCAAAAGGCCTACATCGCGCTGGCCCAGGTGATGCAGGGCATGCGCCTGGATTCAGTGCTCTCCGCCTTCCCGCCGGCACGGCATGAGGAGTTGAAGGGGATGGAGCCCAAGCAGCTTGCGGCCGAGCTCATCGGCGACGTGTCGCTGGCGTGGGCGTCGAAGCGCCTGGCGGCGGCGCCTTCGGGCGAGAACGCCTTCGTGGTGGAAGAAGAGGTGGTGCGCGTGCTCGCGCGCAGTCTCTACGCCACGCAGACCGCCGGCAAGCTGGCCAACAAGCTGGCGCAGTTCGTGAAGGAGTATGGGTTTCCCGAGTCCACCAGCCAGAAGGTGCAGGACGAGCTGCGCTGGGTGGCGCTGCCGCCGGAGGAAAAACACCGGGCGCTGATGAGCAAGGTGCACTATAACGCGGTGGAGTTCCGGCGGCTGATCGAGCACATCCGCGAGCTGCTCACCAAGGGCCGGGCGCCGGAAGTGGCGGAGCTAGCGCAACACTACTTCGAGTTCTTCAACGGCCCGGTGGAAGAGGTCACGCTGGAAGAGCTGAGCCGGGCGCCGCAACTGGTGCAGACGATCTCCGGCGTCAAGGCTGGATTGGCGCGCCATCTTACCGAGGTGCTGCTGGAGCAGCTGCAGCGCGAGGAGTTCACCGGTTTCAAGCATTTCCAGCTACTGAACGCCCTGGCCGCCGTTACCAGCGCCGCCGGTCTGTATGAAGACTTCGAGATCGCGCAGATCGTGGGCGCGTCGATCGAGCAGCTGATCGCGCGCGATCCGGAGCAGCATAAAGACTGCTGCCGCAAGGCGCTGGTCCGGCTGCTGCCCGCTTCAGCCTTGCAGCGCCTGATCGAGCTTCACCTGCAGTCGAAAGACGACCCGGCGGCCAGCCGAAACACCGCCACGATGTTGAGACGAGCGGGCACCGCGGCCATCGAGCTGCTGTTCAAGCGGCTGGAGGACGAAACCGTCGCGGCGAATCGCCTGGCCATGCTGCGGCTGCTGGGCAGGACGGGCAGCGCCGGCATCGAAATCGCCCGCCAGCGGCTGGCCGATTCGCGCTGGTACGTGGTGCGCAATGCCTGCCTGGTCATCTCGGAGCTGAAAGACCCGGAGCTGCTGCAGCAGCTCACGCCGCTGCTGCAGCACGCCGACGACCGCGTGCAGCAGGCGGTCTTCACCGCCATCGTGAAAGGACGCGCGCCGGGGCGCGGGCGCATTCTCGCGGCGACGTTGCGCTTCCTGCGCGGCAACAGCGTGGAGCAGGCGCTGGATGAGGTGCTGTTCCTCAAGGACCCGGCCACGATTCCCGACCTGGAAGCGTTTGTTACGGAGCACGCCGCCGGCCGCGGCACGCTGCAGCGGAAAGCCGTGCAGGCGATTGCCGCGATGCCTGCCGCGGCCGGCAGCGAAGCCCTGGCTCGGCTGGTCGCAACGCCCAAGCTGGACAAGGCCACTCGCCGGGAAGCGCTCACCGCGATCGGGCGCGCGCCTTCACCGCCGGCGGACACGGTGATTTCCGCGTTTCTTGCCACCGCATCTCCAGACGACGAGATCGCGGCCGAGTGCCGCCAGCGGTCGCAGCGCGCTGCAACCTAA
- a CDS encoding MATE family efflux transporter: MIAAIRRQVRPMLDLALPLVLAEVGWMCMGIVDTIMVGRLPNSAVAIGAVSLGGALYYTTAIFGSGLLLGLDTLVAHAFGRDDLDDANRSLIASLWLALALTPALMTVIWMWTPVMRRFGVAPDVVREMGPFLNALNWGTLPLLVYFAARRYLQAVNIVKPVTFALISANIVNLVANWVLIYGHWGAKAYGVPGSGWSTLMARLWMAGVLAVTLLVANRGNRLRLSSVSPRPDAARMRRLMALGGPAATQILLEAGVFSAATALAGKLGPMALAGHQIALNCASFTFMVPLGISSAAAVRVGQNLGRGDPRTAREAGWTAIALGAGFMGAMALLFVSAPRLIARVFSPDPAVVRTGAALLLIAAVFQLFDGMQVVATGTLRGLGDTRTPMLANLAAYWVIGLPLGWVLTFKMGWGAAGLWTGLCIGLILVGSVLVLAWETKIKAESAVSAARSAV; the protein is encoded by the coding sequence ATGATTGCCGCCATCCGCAGACAAGTGCGTCCCATGCTCGACCTGGCGCTGCCGCTCGTGCTCGCCGAGGTCGGCTGGATGTGCATGGGCATTGTGGACACGATCATGGTCGGCCGGCTGCCGAACAGCGCCGTTGCCATCGGCGCCGTGAGCCTGGGCGGCGCGCTCTACTACACTACCGCAATCTTCGGCAGCGGGCTGCTCCTCGGTCTGGACACGCTGGTGGCGCACGCCTTCGGACGCGACGATCTGGATGACGCCAACCGATCGCTGATCGCCAGCCTATGGCTGGCGCTGGCGCTGACGCCAGCGCTCATGACCGTCATCTGGATGTGGACGCCGGTGATGCGGCGCTTTGGCGTCGCGCCCGACGTGGTCCGCGAGATGGGACCATTTCTGAATGCGCTCAACTGGGGCACTTTGCCGTTGCTGGTGTACTTCGCCGCGCGTCGCTATTTGCAGGCGGTGAACATCGTGAAACCGGTGACCTTCGCCCTGATCTCGGCCAACATAGTCAACCTGGTGGCGAACTGGGTGTTGATCTACGGGCACTGGGGCGCGAAGGCCTATGGCGTGCCGGGCTCGGGCTGGTCCACGCTCATGGCGCGCCTGTGGATGGCTGGCGTGCTAGCCGTCACGCTGCTGGTGGCGAACCGCGGCAACCGCTTGCGACTGTCGAGCGTTTCGCCGCGCCCGGACGCGGCGCGCATGCGCCGGCTGATGGCGCTTGGGGGGCCGGCGGCGACGCAGATCCTGCTGGAAGCGGGCGTCTTTTCGGCCGCAACGGCGTTGGCAGGGAAACTTGGGCCGATGGCCCTGGCCGGCCACCAGATCGCGTTGAACTGCGCCTCGTTCACCTTCATGGTACCGCTCGGCATCAGCTCGGCGGCGGCGGTGCGCGTGGGGCAGAACCTGGGTCGCGGCGATCCCCGCACCGCGCGCGAAGCGGGATGGACGGCGATCGCCCTCGGCGCCGGATTCATGGGGGCCATGGCGCTGTTGTTTGTGTCCGCGCCGCGGCTGATCGCGCGCGTCTTCTCACCCGATCCGGCGGTGGTGCGCACCGGCGCCGCACTGCTGCTCATCGCCGCCGTCTTCCAGCTCTTCGACGGCATGCAGGTGGTGGCGACGGGAACGCTGCGCGGCCTGGGCGACACGCGCACGCCCATGCTGGCGAACCTGGCAGCTTACTGGGTGATCGGACTGCCGCTGGGCTGGGTGCTGACCTTCAAGATGGGTTGGGGCGCGGCCGGATTGTGGACCGGGCTGTGCATTGGGCTGATTCTGGTGGGATCAGTGCTCGTCCTGGCGTGGGAAACCAAGATCAAAGCGGAGTCTGCAGTCAGCGCCGCACGATCAGCGGTTTGA
- a CDS encoding TIM-barrel domain-containing protein, giving the protein MKRTFFVSFILLGFIVAAKGQTLESAALRLEVTAQPFGFRIIEKPSGDALLVNTRTVFASGNAVESAGEFKTTGNSMTAALRGYAAARSRVTFTFVTPEVLRVELTTQDAPGSVTQEFADQGEHYYGVWEYPFGGAIDNRGADYDFLGLQRLPDVNYSSARAPFYMTSRKYAIYAETTEQGHYTFARGGKTSFYFNGNGLTYDIIHGPSYAEMMKRYVEIAGGSLMPPTWAFDSIWWRDDHHADLRDVRNAQEKVIDDADRLRKARIPASAMWLDRPYGTGTNGWGNFDFDSSFPSPEKMVRELADRGMYLMVWVANRNVNSVYEEGIAKGYMFDGPWSAADIMRREVYDWYRKKLDAFVDLGIKGYKIDRGEEGEMPRSVENKHAILMEKLAAEGLMARNGPDYFNFSRNANDASRKYTAVWNGDTRATWGGLAVSVKGLLRSGAINFPMWGSDTGGYIGVPDKELFARWLEFSAYSPMMEVLVGPKRTIWYDYDDELLKIAQQTAAAHHDLIPTMRSLMYQATQTGMPVARALVFANASDEKLADLWDEFMLGDSLLVAPVLSAGATSRQVYLPAGLWLNYNEPATLFNGGTTVAAAAPLGTIPLFVREGAIIPRGDIVKTNNNWDTNWSPKLRIEVFPSATSPSRFDYFTGKETVAITATAAGKGIEVSLPELGAPGVLEVYWKNPTRVLRDGKPLRAKRDYTYDAAAHKLNVPFTGATRVQIEGGSSLFAAK; this is encoded by the coding sequence GTGAAACGGACCTTCTTTGTATCTTTCATTCTGCTGGGATTCATCGTTGCGGCAAAAGGGCAGACACTGGAGTCGGCGGCGCTGCGGCTGGAGGTGACGGCGCAGCCGTTCGGTTTCCGCATCATAGAAAAGCCGAGCGGCGACGCGCTGCTGGTGAACACGCGGACGGTCTTCGCCAGCGGTAACGCGGTTGAGAGCGCGGGCGAGTTCAAGACCACCGGCAACTCGATGACGGCCGCGCTGCGCGGTTACGCGGCCGCGCGCTCGCGGGTGACGTTTACCTTCGTGACGCCCGAGGTCCTGCGCGTGGAGTTGACCACGCAGGACGCGCCCGGCAGCGTGACGCAGGAGTTCGCCGACCAGGGCGAGCATTACTACGGGGTGTGGGAGTATCCGTTTGGCGGCGCGATTGATAATCGCGGCGCCGACTATGACTTTCTCGGATTGCAGCGCCTGCCCGACGTGAACTACTCCAGCGCGCGCGCGCCGTTCTACATGACGTCGCGCAAATACGCTATTTACGCTGAGACGACCGAGCAGGGCCACTACACCTTCGCGCGCGGCGGCAAGACCAGCTTCTATTTCAACGGCAACGGCCTGACCTACGACATTATCCACGGGCCCTCGTATGCGGAGATGATGAAGCGCTATGTAGAAATCGCCGGCGGGTCGCTGATGCCGCCCACGTGGGCGTTCGATTCGATCTGGTGGCGCGACGATCACCACGCCGACCTGCGCGACGTCCGCAACGCGCAGGAAAAAGTCATTGACGACGCCGACCGGCTGCGCAAGGCGCGCATTCCGGCGTCGGCCATGTGGCTCGACCGGCCCTACGGCACCGGCACGAACGGCTGGGGCAACTTCGATTTCGACTCGTCTTTCCCGTCGCCGGAGAAAATGGTGCGCGAACTGGCCGACCGCGGCATGTACCTGATGGTGTGGGTGGCGAACCGCAACGTGAACTCGGTGTACGAAGAGGGAATAGCCAAGGGCTATATGTTCGATGGGCCCTGGTCGGCGGCCGACATCATGCGTCGGGAAGTCTACGACTGGTACAGGAAGAAGCTCGATGCCTTCGTGGACCTCGGGATCAAGGGTTACAAGATCGACCGCGGCGAAGAGGGCGAGATGCCGCGCTCGGTCGAGAACAAGCATGCCATCCTGATGGAGAAGCTGGCCGCCGAGGGGCTGATGGCGCGCAACGGTCCCGACTACTTCAACTTCAGCCGCAACGCCAACGACGCCAGCCGCAAGTACACGGCGGTGTGGAACGGCGACACGCGCGCCACCTGGGGAGGCCTGGCCGTCTCGGTGAAGGGCCTGCTGCGCTCGGGCGCGATCAACTTCCCGATGTGGGGATCGGATACCGGCGGCTACATCGGCGTGCCCGACAAGGAGCTGTTCGCGCGCTGGCTGGAGTTCAGCGCCTACAGTCCGATGATGGAGGTGCTGGTCGGCCCGAAGCGCACCATCTGGTACGACTACGACGACGAGCTGCTTAAGATCGCGCAGCAGACCGCCGCGGCGCATCACGACCTGATCCCGACGATGCGGTCGCTGATGTACCAGGCCACGCAGACGGGCATGCCGGTGGCGCGCGCGCTGGTGTTCGCGAATGCTTCCGATGAAAAGCTCGCCGACCTGTGGGATGAGTTCATGCTCGGCGACTCGCTGCTGGTGGCGCCGGTGCTGAGTGCCGGAGCGACGAGCCGGCAGGTGTATCTGCCGGCGGGGCTGTGGCTGAACTACAACGAACCCGCCACCTTATTTAACGGAGGAACAACCGTCGCGGCGGCGGCGCCGCTGGGCACGATTCCGCTGTTTGTCCGCGAGGGCGCGATCATCCCGCGCGGCGACATCGTAAAGACGAACAACAACTGGGACACGAACTGGTCGCCGAAGCTGCGCATCGAGGTCTTTCCCTCCGCCACGTCGCCGAGCCGCTTCGACTACTTCACCGGCAAGGAAACGGTGGCGATCACGGCCACGGCGGCGGGGAAGGGCATCGAGGTCAGCCTGCCGGAGTTGGGCGCGCCCGGGGTGCTCGAGGTCTACTGGAAGAATCCGACGCGGGTGCTGCGCGACGGCAAGCCGCTGCGGGCGAAGCGCGACTACACCTATGACGCGGCCGCTCACAAGCTGAACGTTCCGTTCACCGGCGCGACCAGGGTGCAGATCGAGGGCGGCAGCAGCCTGTTTGCGGCGAAGTAG